A part of Silurus meridionalis isolate SWU-2019-XX chromosome 18, ASM1480568v1, whole genome shotgun sequence genomic DNA contains:
- the LOC124401259 gene encoding protein phosphatase 1H-like has protein sequence MFSRVRSAVASLVGGFMAGSSSSGERASGADLPMKFPYERPVFLGLSQDEVECSADHAARPILILKETKRLPWATGYAEVINAGKSAVNEDQACCEFMVVKKRPTGSFTPCKPSKRRSSLPNGEGHNLSESSMENAELVFHYWALFDGHAGSGAAIMASRLLQQHIVEQLQEIVDILQNPALLPPTVMGDDLDHTSTPCMPRALTRASSLRNSPCTAAPRFFTEKKIQHESLVIGALENAFKYMDAQIERERVVYNITGGCTALVVVFFLGKLYVANAGDSRAIIIKNGEIIPMSAEFTPESERQRLQFLGYMQPHLLGGEFTHLEFPRRVQRKEVGKKMLYRDFTMSGWAYKTIEDEDLRFPLIYGEGKKARVLATIGVTRGLGDHDLKVHDSNIYIKPFLSCFPEVRIYNLIQHEHGTDDVLVMGTDGLWDVLSNEEVTEYVTSFLANCNPDDLNRYTMAAQDVVMRARGTLRDRGWRITDDRLGSGDDISVYIIPLMYGNRQS, from the exons ATGTTCAGCAGGGTCAGGTCGGCCGTGGCCAGTTTGGTGGGCGGCTTTATGGCCGGATCATCCAGCAGCGGAGAGAGAGCCAGCGGCGCGGATTTGCCGATGAAGTTTCCGTACGAGAGGCCGGTGTTCCTGGGACTGTCTCAAGACGAGGTGGAGTGTTCGGCTGATCATGCTGCGCGACCCATCCTCATTCTCAAAGAGACCAAGAGGTTACCGTGGGCAACTGGATACGCAGA GGTGATAAATGCTGGAAAAAGTGCTGTAAATGAGGACCAGGCCTGCTGTGAATTCATGGTGGTGAAGAAGAGGCCCACTGGGTCCTTCACACCCTGCAAACCATCCAAGAGGAGATCTTCACTGCCTAATGGAGAGGGCCACAACCTTTCTGAGAGCTCA ATGGAGAATGCGGAGCTGGTCTTCCACTACTGGGCTCTGTTTGATGGGCACGCTGGCTCAGGTGCAGCTATAATGGCCTCCAGACTGCTGCAACAGCACATTGTGGAGCAGCTCCAGGAGATTGTGGATATCCTGCAAAACCCAGCATTGCTGCCACCCACTGTAATGGGAGACGACCTGGATCATACCAGTACCCCCTGCATGCCCCGAGCTCTAACACGAGCATCCTCGCTGCGCAACTCACCCTGCACAGCTGCGCCACGCTTTTTCACAGAGAAGAAGATCCAGCACGAGAGCCTGGTGATTGGCGCCCTCGAGAATGCCTTCAAATACATG gATGCCCAGATCGAGAGGGAAAGAGTTGTGTATAATATCACAGGTGGATGCACTGCActtgtggtggtgttttttctgGGCAAGCTGTACGTGGCCAATGCAGGGGACAGCAG aGCTATCATAATCAAGAATGGTGAGATCATCCCCATGTCTGCAGAGTTCACTCCAGaatcagagagacagagactgcAGTTTCTG GGTTACATGCAGCCTCATCTCTTAGGCGGAGAGTTTACACACCTGGAGTTCCCTAGGAGGGTCCAGAGGAAGGAAGTGGGTAAAAAGATGCTGTACCGTGACTTCACCATGTCTGGCTG GGCGTACAAAACCATCGAGGACGAGGACCTCCGATTCCCATTAATATACGGCGAAGGAAAGAAG GCTCGAGTGTTGGCTACAATCGGCGTGACACGTGGGCTCGGTGATCATGACCTCAAAGTGCACGACTCTAATATCTACATTAAACCATTTTTGTCCTGCTTTCCTGAG GTGAGAATATATAACCTGATACAGCATGAGCATGGCACTGATGATGTGCTGGTGATGGGCACTGATGGCCTGTGGGACGTTCTCTCCAATGAAGAAGTGACCGAATACGTCACTTCTTTTCTCGCTAACTGTAATCCCGATGACCTGAACAG GTACACCATGGCAGCACAGGATGTGGTGATGCGTGCTCGGGGCACGCTCAGGGACCGTGGATGGCGTATAACAGACGACCGCCTTGGCTCCGGTGATGACATTTCCGTTTATATCATCCCACTTATGTATGGTAACCGACAGTCA